The sequence ATGGCCTTTTTAGTTCTTGAAGATGTTCCATGGGTTAAGGAAATCTCTATAACCTATCTCGCTGACAACGGGAGCTTAACGATTTCCACCTCAAGCGACGACCTCTTGAAGCTTCATTCAGGGGAAATCACAGCAGAAGAGCTTCCCGGCATAGTCCACATAAGCGTTGGAAATATCGGGGAGAGTAGTGAATCCACATGTGCTCCAAGCAAGGAGGAAGCTTACAGGCTTTTCGTCCAGGCCTACAACAACGTCACCTCCCTTCAATCTTCGGGGGCTAGCAACGAAGAAATTCAGGAAGCTTACGCTAAATACCAGAAGGCTAGAGCCTGCTACGAGTCTTTCATAACCACCACAACTTCCGTGAGCTCCAATGTAAAAACGGGAGAAATTAAAACCGTGATCCTCGATACCGAGGGGGCCGTGGGGGTAAAGTTCTCCACGGGTGAGCTAAGGAGCTCCGACCAATCTTTGACGTGGGAGAACATCGACATTATGCTCGAACCGTGGTGTGTTGATTATCCTGCATTGCTTGGGCACTACATAGACCTCGGCGAGGGGAGTCTCGATACCTTAGACCCAAGCGAGGTGCCAACCTCTGGCTATCCAACGGAGGAAGTGAGCGGCGAGATAAAAGCGGGCCACGTCTATGTGAACCTCAACTCCGATGGAAGCCTAACCGCATTCGAGCTCGTCTCCCACGAGAAAACTGGAGATTGCTCCCATAGGATAACGATAAGGTACGCAAACATTGGAGGGGGCTGAAACGAAAATACTTATGGGATTTCATGTTTTTGGCCCACTGATAGGGCTTTTTCTTCTTTTGGGAATTTTAGCCCTTCTCATGTGGACTGGCTGGCGTATAATAAAGTGGTTGGTAAAAACGTAGAGTTTTGGAGTAGGTGGTGAAAATGGGGCTTTTTAAGAAACTTATTGTAGGGTTTTTCATTCTGCTCGTGCTTGGGATAATTGGAGCATTCGGCATGCAGTACTACTACGAGACCTTCTACGAGAAGGTTCCCGTGGAAGTGAAGAGCGATACTGTGAGTGGAGAGGTTTTTTACCTTTCACACACCCTTGAGCCTGGCACGTATAAGATCGAGGCAGGGGGAACGGGCATCGTCAAGGCCATCAAGATACTAGATCCTGACACTAAGGAAATCATTTCAACTTATGAGGATAGCACTAAACTAATCTACGGCTCAGCAAAGCCATTTGTAGTAAGAATTGATTATGCACCGCCGAATCCCGGCGAGAGTTACACTGCTACAGTTGGTATATATCTATTGGTAAAAGAATGAGGTGAGAAAATGAAGAAAGTTCACACTCTCTCGGCTCTGCTGCTCGTGCTAGTAATGCTTGCGAGCGGTTGTGAAAGTCCGGAGGTGAATGTTGAGGCAGAAAAAACGCTTACCTTGAACGGGATAACCGTGCACTATTCAGGTGATGTTAGTGCCTCAGAAGCAAAGGCACTTATAAATTTCATAAAGGACACTCTAAATCCCGATGAGATGAGCGCCTATGTGAAAAGGGATAACGGTTATACTGTAGGGTTGGTGACTACTTATACCTCCCCTGAAGAGATAGAAGATTTGCTCAAATTTTATCTCCCCATGATAGCCTCGGAGATGTCACAAGAGGTCTTTGAAGGATCCCATGTGACGCTTCAACTCCTTGATGAGGAGAAAAACGTTCTCTTTTCCACGGAGAGCAAGTATCACTACGTCACATCCAACAGGATATACGTGTGGTACTCTGAAGTAGGCGAGGACAAAGCAAACACAGTCTTAAACTACGCGCTTTCTCTTGTGGGAGAAGGACCTTGGGACATCATCCTTGAAAAAAGCGGAGATACATATCATGTAAGGGCAATGAGCGGCTTCACAAGTAGGGAAGAAGTAAGTTCTGTAGAGAATGAATACAAGAAAATGCTCTCTGATCTTGAGAAAGAACTCAACGGAAATGTGGTTCTTCACGTTCTTGATTCAGAGGGAAATGAGATAGCAGTTTTTAACGGCTAATGTGCTTTTGGTTTATTTTTCTTTTCTTCTAAGCTTTTGTAGAGATTGAACATTTGGAAGGTCTTGGAAGTAACGTCCAAAAACCTATAAACCTCAAACCGGAAAATAATAATGGTGCTGAGGATGGTGAGTTCCCATTTCAAAAGTCTTCTTCTTGAGCTTGGTATCAGTAGGGAGCGTATTGAGATACTGGAAAGCAAAGGGGGCATAGTGGAGGATGAGTTCGAGGGAATAAGGTACCTTAGGTTTAAGGATTCTGCCGGAAGCTTAAGAAGGGGGACTGTCGTTTTTGATTCTCACAACATCATACTTGGCTTTCCCCACATAAAGAGGGTAGTTCATCTGGAAAATGGAATAAAGAGGGTATTCAAGAGAAAGCCCTTCTACGTGGAAGAAAAGGTCGATGGGTACAATATAAGGGTTGCTCAAATTGAGGGAAGGGTTTTTGCCTTTACTAGGGGTGGTTTCGTATGTCCATTCACTACTGAGAGAATTGAAGATTTTGTTAATATGGAGTTTTTTAAAGATTATCCGAATTTGGTTCTCTGTGGAGAAATGGCAGGGCCAGAAAGCCCGTATCTTGTTGAAGGGCCACCCTATGTTAAAGAAGACATAGAATTCTTTCTTTTTGACATCCAAGAAAAGAAAACCGGGAAGTCTCTTACTGTGGAAGAGAGACTTAAAATAGCGGAAGAATACGGAATTCCAAGTGTTGAGGTTTTTGGAGTATATGACATATCAAAAATTGATGGGCTTAAGGAACTCATAGAGCGGTTAAGCAGGGAAAAAAGAGAAGGAATAGTCATGAAAAGCCCTGATATGAAGAAAATCGTAAAGTACGTCACCCCCTACGCTAATGTCAATGATATTAAAATTGGAGCAAGGATTTTCTTTGACCTTCCACATGGATACTTTATGCAGAGAATAAAGCGACTTGCTTTTTATTTGGCCGAAAAGAGAGTGCAAGATGAAGAATTCGAAAAATATGCAAGGGCTTTGGGGAGGGCCCTTCTGGAACCCTTTGTGGAAAGCATATGGGACGTTAGCGCTGGAGAAGAAATAGCAGAAGTTTTTACTGTGAGAGTAAAGCACATAGAAACGGCCTATAAGATGGTATCCCACTTTGAACGTTTGGGCTTAAAGATTCACATAGAGGACATAGAAGAAATGCCCCAAGGTTACTGGAGGATTACGTTTAAGAGAGTTTACCCGGATGCTACAAGGGAAATTAGGGAGCTTTGGAGCGGACATGCTTTTGTTGACTAGCCTAAAGTTTTTATATTTTGCCATTAAATCGAAAACAGAGGTGAAAAGATGGATTGGAAGCGAGGTGCATATCCGGAGTTTAAAATTGAGGATGCTATTGCTGTGCTTTTCTTATTAAAAACACCTAAAGGGCGAAAACAGATTTCTGAAGAGTTGAATCTTGGAGAAGGGACTGTTAGAACGCTTTTAAAGAAGCTTTCCTCAATTGGGCTTGTTGAATCTCAGCAAAAGGGACATTCGCTAAGTGAGAAGGGGGTTGAAATCATCCAGGAAATTTCAAAGCTCTTCTCAGAGCCCTTGGAGGTAACTCCCCTCGAAGGTTTTGTGACATATGCACTCGTCGTGAGAAACCCTCCGGAGTTTAAGAGTATAGAACTTAGAGACGAGGCAATTCGTTTTTTCGCTAAGGGCGCCATGATTTTAACAGTACAGAACGGTGAGATAGTGTTCCCAGAAGATGGAAGGCCTCTAAGGGAAACCCTCCCTGAACTCTCCGAGGATCTTAAAAAGCTCCCTGTTGAGAATGGCGATCTTGTGATTGTTACGTGGGCTGAAAACAAAGCAGATGCTTTGAAAAGTTTAATTCATGTCGCATTGAGCTTGAAAGGGGAATTATTGCCAGAAGAAATCAAAAAGCTTGTTGAGTGAGGTGTTCTGAGATGAAAATAAAGCATCCATTGAGCAAAAAAGAAGTCAAGAAGATAATGGAAGAGATGGCCAGAATCTTCGGAGAAGAAGTGGCTGAGAAGTTAATATCAAAAAATGATCAAGTTCTGGTGGGTGAGTTTGATAAGACTACCCAGATTTTGTTTGTTAACGGAAAGCCTCGCTTTATACGACGGGAGAAGCTTATATTTCCGCTGGTAATAACTCTGTACGAGATTTCCGACAAGGAAGATTTAAGGAAATGGAAGCGTAGAGTTGTTGTCGATCAGGGTGCTGTTCCATACATATTGAATGGCGCCGATGTGATGGCTCCGGGTATAGTTGATGCGGATGAGGGGATAAAAGAGAGTGATTTTGTGTTTGTAGTGGAGGAGGAATACGGTAGGCCGTTGGCAATTGGGATCGCATTGATGGACGGAAAAACTATGAAAGAAAAAAAGAAGGGAAAGGCTGTGAAAGTAATACACCACGCAAAAGATAAAATTTGGGAGTTGACTGCGGTATGAGTGAAAAGAAAAAGATAAGAGTTGTTGTTGGAGGTGTTTTCGATATTCTCCATGTGGGACATATCCACTTTCTGAAAAAGGCGAAAGAGCTGGGAGATGAGCTTATAGTAATAGTAGCTCACGATGAAACGGTAAAAGAAAGAAAAGGCAGACCACCGATAAACTCTATGTACGAGAGGGCTGAGCTTTTAAGGGCGCTCAAGATGGTGGATGGAGTTGTAATTGGGGAACCGGAGCACATAAGCTTCGAACTTGTTAAAAAGCTTAATCCAGATGTTATTGCCTTGGGTCCAGATCAGAACTTTGACCTGTGTGCCCTAAAAGAAGAACTCAGAAAG comes from Thermococcus litoralis DSM 5473 and encodes:
- a CDS encoding RNA-binding protein yields the protein MKIKHPLSKKEVKKIMEEMARIFGEEVAEKLISKNDQVLVGEFDKTTQILFVNGKPRFIRREKLIFPLVITLYEISDKEDLRKWKRRVVVDQGAVPYILNGADVMAPGIVDADEGIKESDFVFVVEEEYGRPLAIGIALMDGKTMKEKKKGKAVKVIHHAKDKIWELTAV
- a CDS encoding adenylyltransferase/cytidyltransferase family protein, with protein sequence MSEKKKIRVVVGGVFDILHVGHIHFLKKAKELGDELIVIVAHDETVKERKGRPPINSMYERAELLRALKMVDGVVIGEPEHISFELVKKLNPDVIALGPDQNFDLCALKEELRKHGIEAEVIRIPYAYKTDVAKTSKIIQKIVEIFCE
- a CDS encoding DUF4443 domain-containing protein, producing MDWKRGAYPEFKIEDAIAVLFLLKTPKGRKQISEELNLGEGTVRTLLKKLSSIGLVESQQKGHSLSEKGVEIIQEISKLFSEPLEVTPLEGFVTYALVVRNPPEFKSIELRDEAIRFFAKGAMILTVQNGEIVFPEDGRPLRETLPELSEDLKKLPVENGDLVIVTWAENKADALKSLIHVALSLKGELLPEEIKKLVE
- a CDS encoding RNA ligase encodes the protein MVSSHFKSLLLELGISRERIEILESKGGIVEDEFEGIRYLRFKDSAGSLRRGTVVFDSHNIILGFPHIKRVVHLENGIKRVFKRKPFYVEEKVDGYNIRVAQIEGRVFAFTRGGFVCPFTTERIEDFVNMEFFKDYPNLVLCGEMAGPESPYLVEGPPYVKEDIEFFLFDIQEKKTGKSLTVEERLKIAEEYGIPSVEVFGVYDISKIDGLKELIERLSREKREGIVMKSPDMKKIVKYVTPYANVNDIKIGARIFFDLPHGYFMQRIKRLAFYLAEKRVQDEEFEKYARALGRALLEPFVESIWDVSAGEEIAEVFTVRVKHIETAYKMVSHFERLGLKIHIEDIEEMPQGYWRITFKRVYPDATREIRELWSGHAFVD